Proteins from a single region of Bacteroidales bacterium:
- a CDS encoding helix-turn-helix domain-containing protein, whose protein sequence is MNNPFEIIEARLSNIENLLLDLKQNDNKSQEAPDPDKPLTIRQAADLLGLAIPTLYSKVSRGEIPCWKSGKRLLFSREKLTEYMQQDRRQSGSMVKIGSRAYNLASDNKKR, encoded by the coding sequence ATGAACAACCCATTTGAAATTATTGAGGCAAGATTATCGAACATCGAAAATCTATTACTTGACCTCAAACAAAACGACAACAAATCTCAGGAAGCCCCCGATCCAGACAAACCCCTTACCATTCGTCAGGCTGCCGACCTCCTTGGCTTAGCTATTCCAACATTATATTCTAAGGTGTCACGCGGGGAGATTCCTTGCTGGAAATCCGGTAAACGTCTGCTTTTTTCACGTGAAAAATTAACGGAATATATGCAACAAGACCGCCGTCAGTCCGGCTCCATGGTGAAGATTGGTTCACGCGCTTACAACCTTGCATCCGACAATAAAAAAAGATAA